In the Paenibacillus pabuli genome, one interval contains:
- the lpxC gene encoding UDP-3-O-acyl-N-acetylglucosamine deacetylase, with translation MYQKTIRNGFTLDGIAIHSGNLSEITLHSAQPNTGIVFRRVDVDPYEIIEAKIGNVSNTERCTQLKNKHGYAVSMVEHTMSAVRGMGIDNVIIDVNGEELPIFDGSSTHIAAKISEVGHLQQEVKKTYLHLQQKVRVEHGNSFLEAYPSSKISYCVCFKNEHKIAYLSDQISNFNFIENDYLTDIAPARTFCFEEEIMYLRSKGLIQGASLEHGIVVGEKGIYPNLRFNDELSRHKLLDLIGDLALNPSFHAKIIGSGTSHYLNTLFARELLKYLI, from the coding sequence ATGTACCAAAAAACGATTCGTAATGGTTTTACATTAGACGGCATTGCTATACATAGTGGGAATTTGTCAGAGATAACTTTGCATTCTGCACAACCAAACACGGGTATTGTTTTTAGAAGAGTGGATGTAGATCCATATGAAATTATTGAAGCTAAAATCGGTAATGTATCCAATACAGAACGTTGTACACAGCTTAAAAACAAGCATGGATACGCTGTATCTATGGTTGAACATACCATGTCTGCTGTACGCGGGATGGGCATCGATAACGTGATTATTGATGTTAATGGTGAAGAATTACCTATTTTTGATGGCAGCTCTACCCACATTGCGGCCAAGATTTCAGAAGTTGGCCATCTGCAGCAAGAAGTCAAAAAAACGTACCTTCATTTACAACAAAAAGTTAGAGTTGAACACGGTAATTCTTTTCTTGAAGCTTATCCCTCCTCAAAAATTTCCTATTGCGTTTGTTTTAAAAATGAACATAAAATTGCCTACCTCTCGGATCAAATATCCAATTTTAATTTTATAGAAAACGATTACTTAACTGATATTGCGCCAGCTAGGACATTTTGTTTTGAAGAAGAAATAATGTACTTAAGAAGCAAAGGTTTAATTCAAGGAGCTTCTTTAGAGCATGGAATAGTTGTTGGTGAGAAGGGGATTTACCCCAACTTACGGTTTAATGATGAATTGTCTCGTCACAAGCTGTTGGATCTTATTGGCGATTTAGCTTTGAATCCTTCTTTTCATGCAAAAATCATAGGTTCGGGGACCTCACATTATTTGAACACTCTTTTTGCACGAGAACTATTAAAATATCTAATCTAA
- the lpxD gene encoding UDP-3-O-(3-hydroxymyristoyl)glucosamine N-acyltransferase: MPCNLNEISEQLNGILIGDGNVVITGVGSINAAKEGEITFVTDKNLNKLDQCNASAFIVPETTIIEFKVPVIKVRNPRLDFIRLIEMFSEKTKSSGVVSSETIEPSVTLGYNVQIDEFAVIQEDVSIGDHTIISAHSFIGKNVTIGTNCLIHPNVTVLHDTFIGDNVIIHSGAVIGADGFGFEWDGQRQVKIPHIGNVIIFDDVEIGANTTIDRGTIDSTTIGKGTKMDNLIQIGHNVQIGEHCIIAGTSAIGGSSKIGNRVIMAGGSAVINNITIGHNCVVLARTMVTKNMPENSIVSGYTARSHMRQLRESAALSRLPKTIKKLNEKLDELSKTKEGAK, from the coding sequence ATGCCATGTAATTTAAATGAAATCTCTGAACAGTTAAATGGAATTTTAATAGGTGATGGCAATGTTGTTATAACAGGCGTAGGTTCAATTAATGCTGCTAAGGAGGGAGAAATTACTTTTGTTACGGATAAAAATCTAAATAAATTAGATCAATGTAATGCTTCGGCTTTCATTGTGCCAGAAACGACAATAATAGAATTTAAAGTACCTGTTATTAAGGTGAGAAATCCCAGACTCGATTTTATTCGCTTAATTGAAATGTTTAGTGAGAAAACCAAAAGTAGTGGTGTAGTATCATCAGAAACAATTGAGCCTTCGGTTACGTTGGGATACAATGTGCAGATCGACGAGTTCGCAGTAATCCAAGAAGATGTTTCTATTGGGGATCATACTATTATTTCCGCACATTCATTTATTGGTAAAAATGTGACCATTGGAACGAACTGCTTGATACATCCTAATGTCACTGTTCTACATGATACGTTCATCGGAGATAATGTCATCATTCACTCAGGAGCAGTGATTGGCGCTGACGGGTTTGGTTTTGAATGGGATGGGCAAAGACAAGTGAAAATCCCCCATATTGGAAATGTCATTATTTTTGATGATGTTGAAATTGGTGCAAACACCACTATTGATCGCGGAACGATTGATTCAACAACCATTGGTAAAGGAACCAAAATGGACAACCTTATCCAAATTGGCCATAATGTCCAAATTGGTGAGCACTGCATTATTGCAGGCACAAGTGCAATTGGGGGCTCGTCGAAAATAGGTAATCGCGTCATAATGGCTGGTGGAAGTGCGGTTATTAATAATATCACCATTGGACACAACTGCGTTGTTTTAGCTAGAACTATGGTTACTAAAAACATGCCTGAGAACTCAATAGTGTCGGGATATACAGCTCGTTCACATATGAGACAACTACGAGAATCGGCTGCACTTTCCAGACTCCCAAAAACGATAAAAAAACTAAATGAAAAACTTGATGAACTTTCCAAAACAAAGGAAGGTGCTAAATGA